One window from the genome of bacterium encodes:
- a CDS encoding thermonuclease family protein has protein sequence MPQDTKSQTTIQYTRAYLSLFLVAALWLGCRHTAPDTIPPFRETPVQKSDIVVEDGDTFLWKTQRIRMLGIDCAEISSPFHNGNQEPWGSLATEFLREQIAKANKLSIIRIEQPDRYGRWLAYLFADGENVNARVISAGLAYETVSQYGKQGLDRYAEQCLAASRTAPKPSFEPPHEFRKRNRKN, from the coding sequence ATGCCGCAAGATACAAAATCCCAAACGACAATTCAATACACTCGCGCCTATCTGTCGCTGTTTCTGGTTGCCGCTCTCTGGCTTGGCTGTCGGCACACTGCGCCGGACACGATCCCTCCGTTTCGCGAAACACCCGTTCAGAAATCAGACATCGTGGTTGAAGACGGGGACACTTTCCTCTGGAAAACTCAGCGCATACGCATGCTGGGCATTGACTGTGCCGAAATCAGCTCGCCTTTCCATAACGGCAATCAGGAGCCTTGGGGTTCATTAGCCACCGAGTTCCTGCGCGAACAGATTGCAAAAGCGAATAAACTCTCGATCATCCGTATTGAACAGCCCGACCGCTATGGTCGCTGGCTGGCCTATCTGTTTGCCGACGGCGAGAATGTCAATGCACGCGTCATCAGTGCGGGCTTGGCATATGAAACGGTTTCGCAGTATGGAAAACAAGGTCTGGACCGTTATGCCGAGCAATGTCTTGCTGCTTCACGGACCGCGCCAAAACCGTCGTTTGAACCTCCACACGAATTCAGAAAACGTAATCGCAAGAATTAA